The genomic segment CATTGATCAAAGATATCCTTATATTCCTTCATTCCCCCATCCACCATCTCATCCAGTTTGTGGCCGGCGCAGAAGTTGCTGCCGGCGGCCCGGAGAATCAGCACCTTGAGGGACTCATCCGTGGCAACATGATGCAACACCGAGATGATCTCCTGGATCATGAGCCGGGAGAGGGCGTTGATTTTTTTCGGGTTGTTCAGAGTCAGGAAGCCAATCTCGCCATCGGCGGCAAACAGGATCTCTTCGTACTTCATGCGATTTCCCCTTGATAAAAATGGTTTGGGCTGTGGCAATATTTGTCTGCAGCAGCGATAACCATGCTTATCCTGCCGCCGGTGGTTTGTCAAGCCGCTCCAGCTGGTAAAAAATATGCTTGCTGTCAGGCCCTACTATGATATGCTTACGTCCACAATATGGAGGGTGCGATGATAGAGAATGGGACAAGGTATCTGGTGATTGTGGTTCTGGGTGTTGTGCTGGCCGCCTGTTCGGTGCTGCCCCAGCGGCTGACGGTGCAGCCTTCCCTTGAGGGCGTCGAGTCCGGCCTGGTCGGCCGGAGTGTCGAGGTTGGGGTGAGGGTGGTTGATCTTCGAGCCGGGATTGATATTGGGTACACTGAAACCTGGGGTGGCGATCGGCAGCCCATTGCCACCACCGGTGACCTCCTTGCTGTTCTGGCCGACAGCCTCAGTGAAGGACTGCGCAAAAAAGGTTTTGTTCCCTGTGCTGATTGGGCCGGGAAGGGCCGGTTGTTGACAGTTGAGGTTGAAAAAGTCAGCCATGTTGTTGTCCATGGTCTGGTGAAAACCACGGTGCAGACCAGTGTTGTTGCTAAGACCATGGCTTCTTGCGGGCGGCGAACACTGAGCAATCAGGTTGACGTCGATAACCAGTCAGTCATGGTTGCCAAGCCGTCTATTGAGGATAACCAACGGCTGGTGAACAAAGCCTTGAGCGACCTGATTGAAAAGATCTTTCAGGATCAAGAAACCCTTGTCCTACTGGCCCGGGGAGAGTAGTAGAGTGACCGGAAGTTTGGGAATGGGATGATGGTGGCTTGGTACCTGTCGTTGTCGCTGGCTGCCCAGCTGGGAATCAGCGTCATTGCCTTCATCTTGGGAAAGGTTGTCATTGTAGCCCTGTTCAGCATCATCCAGTCGCTGTTTCTGCGCTGGTTTGGCCGTCAACGCCCATAGTCATGGCGGCGGTGAAGAGGATGATGTCCATGGGTGGAGGGCGAAAAAAGATGGTTGGTGGCGCGTTTTTTCTTTTGGTTCTTGGCTGGTTGGTGGTAGTCGGCTGTTATCAGCTGAAAAAACCACTGCCTCCCGGGATTGACTACCGGGGGGAGTTGCGTCTGACCGCCGCCGATCAGGTGACCTTTCTCCATGATCTGACTTTTGCTGATCACCTGGGCCGCCGGGTGTTGGACCAGCAGATTTTTGACGCCCTTTTTAGCCTTCTGGAACAGGCCCACCACTATATTCTTCTGGACATGTTCCTGTTCAACAACCATCAGGGCATGATGAGCTCCAGTTTCCGTCCCCTGGCCCAGGAACTGACTGACCTGTTGATTCGCAAAAAACGGGAAATCCCATCGATTAGCATTGACGTTATTTCCGATCCGATCAACTCCTCCTACGGCGGGTCTTCGGCTAAGGAGCTGGACCAGCTTCGTGCTGCCGGTATCAATGTCATCATTACCGACGTCAAGCCGCTTCGTGACAGCAACCCCCTCTATTCTTCCGTCTGGCGGACCTTTTTTCAGTGGTTCGGCAACAGCAAGAACGGTGGTCGGTTCAAACATCCCTTTGCCGGTGATGGCCAGCAGGTGAGCCTGCGGAGCTACCTGGCCCTGCTGAACTTCAAGGCCAACCACCGGAAGATCTGTGTTGCCGACCACCGGGGAGAGATGGTGACAATCATCACCTCAGCCAATCCCCATGATGCCAGTGCAGCCCATTCCAATGCGGCGTTTCGGGTAACCGGGGATCTCTGGCGGGATGTGTATCGCTCCGAGGCGGCGGTGGCCGCATTTTCCGGCGGCCGCCTGTCGCTGGTGGGTGTTGAACAGCTTGCAAAAGCGCAGTTGTCCGTAGAGTCAACCCTACAGGTCCAGCTGCTGACCGAAAAGCGGATCAAGCATGCCTGCCTGGAGATTATCGGCCGGGCCGGCCACAGCGACACGGTTTCCATGGCCATGTTTTATCTGGCCGACCGCCAGATTATCCGCTCTCTACTGCAGGCAGCCAAACGCGGTGCAGAGATCAGGATTATCCTTGATCCCAATAAGGATGCCTTCGGCTATCGGAAAAACGGCATTCCGAACCGTCCGGTAGCCCATGAACTGGTGCAGAAATCGGGAGGGCGGATACACATCCGCTGGTATGATACCCACGGGGAGCAGTTTCACACCAAGATGATTATTGGCAGAAAGGCCGACGGAACGATGAGCGTTCTTTTGGGGTCGGCAAATCTGACCCGCCGCAACATCGATAACTTCAATCTGGAGAGTGATGTGCTGGTGGTTGGTAACCAGTATTCATTGGTAATGCGCCGGGTGGCTGATTACTTTGAAGCTGTCTGGCATAACACTGATGACCGCCGGTATACGGTGCCCTATGACGCCTATGCTGAATCGTCCGACAGCAAAACCATTCAGTACCGTCTGCAGGAAGGACTTGGCCTGGGTACGTTTTAACGCAGCTGCTCAGGTCATTTCCCGGCCGGCCAGATAATTTTTAATGTCATCCAGGCGGCTGTTGATCACCTTGAGCTTTGATGCCAGCTGTTGACGGGTACCAAAATCGGGGATATCTTCCATGTCTCCGAGGCGGGCCATGATCTCATCCAACTCTTCCCAGGAGTGTTCCAGCTCGGCTTCAAAAGCCATCGGGGGAACCATGGTTTCCGTCGGCACGATCTTGCCTTCCGCCAGGTTGATATCAAGAATCTCACCCATTGTTGGAACCATGGCTGACCATCCGAGCTGGTTTTCCAACTGATTGCACAACGTCATGGAGGCCTCCGGCTCACCGTGGACAATAAACGTTGTCTGCGGCGGGGAGGTGAAGTTGCCGGCCCAGCTCAAAAGTCCCTGCTGATCGGCATGGGCGGAGAAGCCGCCGATGGTGTGGCAATGGGCATTGACCGCCACTTCTTCGCCGAAGATTTTCACCCTCCTGGCTCCGTCGACAATCAGCCGGCCAGTGGTCCCCTGGGCCTGGTAGCCGACAAAGACCACATGGGCCTCCGGACGCCAGAGATTGTAGCGCAGGTGATGTTTGATCCGGCCGGCGTGGCCCATACCGCTGGCGGAGATGATGATTGCCCCGCCGGTGATCTGGTTCAGACGCATGGACGCCTCCGTTGAGCGGGTGAAATGGATGCCGGGGAATTCCAGCGGGTGGTTGCCGTTGCGCAGTTTGGTCATGGTATCCGCATCGAAGCATTCTGGATGGTCAAGGAAAATTTTGGTGGCTGAAATCGCCAGCGGGCTGTCGACATAAACTTCCATGTGGGGAATCAGGTGCTGTTCATAGAGTTCATTGATCACATAGAGGAGTTCCTGGGTCCGTCCCAGGGCAAACGCCGGAATGATCACATTGCCGCCATCCTGGTGGGCATCGATAATCACCTGCCGCAATTCCTCATACGTGTTTTCCATTG from the Candidatus Anaeroferrophillus wilburensis genome contains:
- a CDS encoding phospholipase encodes the protein MGGGRKKMVGGAFFLLVLGWLVVVGCYQLKKPLPPGIDYRGELRLTAADQVTFLHDLTFADHLGRRVLDQQIFDALFSLLEQAHHYILLDMFLFNNHQGMMSSSFRPLAQELTDLLIRKKREIPSISIDVISDPINSSYGGSSAKELDQLRAAGINVIITDVKPLRDSNPLYSSVWRTFFQWFGNSKNGGRFKHPFAGDGQQVSLRSYLALLNFKANHRKICVADHRGEMVTIITSANPHDASAAHSNAAFRVTGDLWRDVYRSEAAVAAFSGGRLSLVGVEQLAKAQLSVESTLQVQLLTEKRIKHACLEIIGRAGHSDTVSMAMFYLADRQIIRSLLQAAKRGAEIRIILDPNKDAFGYRKNGIPNRPVAHELVQKSGGRIHIRWYDTHGEQFHTKMIIGRKADGTMSVLLGSANLTRRNIDNFNLESDVLVVGNQYSLVMRRVADYFEAVWHNTDDRRYTVPYDAYAESSDSKTIQYRLQEGLGLGTF
- a CDS encoding MBL fold metallo-hydrolase; amino-acid sequence: MKITCIGGAGTVTGSCHLLEADSIRLLIDCGMYQGSKQLEERNYLDFPFDPATISHLLLTHAHIDHSGLIPKLVRDGFQGSILCTTATADLCEIMLADSAHIQEMEAGWRNRKKKRAGRTRFLAPLYTENDAREAMHYFRPIDYNQEIILSPQARARFRDAGHILGSAIIELWVDENDRQTKLVFSGDLGNTGQPIIANPTKIDTADILFIESTYGNRLHKSMENTYEELRQVIIDAHQDGGNVIIPAFALGRTQELLYVINELYEQHLIPHMEVYVDSPLAISATKIFLDHPECFDADTMTKLRNGNHPLEFPGIHFTRSTEASMRLNQITGGAIIISASGMGHAGRIKHHLRYNLWRPEAHVVFVGYQAQGTTGRLIVDGARRVKIFGEEVAVNAHCHTIGGFSAHADQQGLLSWAGNFTSPPQTTFIVHGEPEASMTLCNQLENQLGWSAMVPTMGEILDINLAEGKIVPTETMVPPMAFEAELEHSWEELDEIMARLGDMEDIPDFGTRQQLASKLKVINSRLDDIKNYLAGREMT